The following proteins are co-located in the Nitrospirota bacterium genome:
- a CDS encoding type II toxin-antitoxin system VapB family antitoxin has protein sequence MRATIEIDDRLFEEAKKLTSVKTKKELINLSLRELIRRKRIEHLLSLFGSSPVDITLKDVERFREDEF, from the coding sequence ATGAGAGCCACCATAGAGATAGACGATAGGCTTTTTGAGGAGGCAAAAAAACTTACCTCGGTAAAGACCAAAAAGGAACTTATAAACTTGTCACTGAGAGAACTTATAAGAAGAAAAAGAATAGAACATCTTTTAAGCCTGTTTGGAAGCTCGCCTGTGGATATAACCCTTAAGGATGTTGAAAGGTTCAGGGAAGATGAATTCTGA